A single genomic interval of Arthrobacter sp. NicSoilB8 harbors:
- a CDS encoding 1,4-dihydroxy-2-naphthoate polyprenyltransferase: MATAAQWIQGARPRTLPAAIAPVLIGSAAAYEMDSFILLNAVLAALVALLLQIGVNYANDYSDGIRGTDEDRVGPLRLVGSGAASPEHVKRAAFAAFGLAMLFGLILVIITQAWWLILVGVGCVLAAWGYTGGKNPYGYLGLGDVFVFVFFGLVATLGTTYTQAGQLSLAAIIGAIGTGLIACALLMANNVRDIPTDRKSGKKTLAVRLGDKHARESYVLMLAVAILLVIVLAPARPWMLIVLLLIPASLMPSWLMISGRRRKSLIPVLKQTGLINLGFAALFSLGLVLSHGF; encoded by the coding sequence GTGGCTACAGCCGCACAATGGATCCAAGGCGCCCGACCGCGCACCCTGCCCGCCGCGATTGCGCCGGTGCTGATCGGCAGCGCAGCCGCGTACGAGATGGATTCGTTCATCCTGCTGAACGCCGTGCTGGCCGCCCTGGTCGCCCTGCTCCTGCAGATCGGGGTCAACTACGCCAACGACTACTCGGACGGCATCCGCGGAACGGATGAGGACCGGGTGGGCCCCCTCCGGCTGGTGGGCTCGGGCGCGGCCAGCCCGGAGCACGTCAAACGGGCCGCGTTCGCGGCGTTCGGGCTGGCGATGCTGTTCGGCCTGATCCTGGTGATCATCACCCAGGCATGGTGGCTGATCCTGGTCGGCGTCGGCTGCGTGCTCGCCGCCTGGGGCTACACGGGAGGCAAGAACCCGTACGGCTACCTCGGCTTGGGCGACGTCTTCGTGTTCGTGTTCTTCGGTCTCGTGGCTACGCTCGGCACCACCTACACCCAGGCGGGCCAGCTCAGCCTTGCCGCCATCATCGGGGCGATCGGCACGGGGCTGATCGCGTGCGCCCTGCTCATGGCCAACAATGTGCGTGACATCCCGACCGACAGGAAGTCCGGGAAGAAGACCCTGGCCGTGCGGCTCGGGGACAAGCACGCCCGCGAAAGCTACGTGCTGATGCTGGCCGTCGCGATCCTGCTGGTCATCGTCCTGGCCCCCGCCCGGCCCTGGATGCTGATCGTGCTGCTGCTGATCCCCGCCAGCCTCATGCCGTCCTGGCTCATGATTTCCGGGCGTCGCCGCAAGAGCCTCATCCCGGTCCTGAAGCAGACCGGGCTCATCAACCTCGGCTTCGCCGCGCTGTTTTCACTCGGACTCGTCCTGAGCCACGGCTTCTAG